In a genomic window of Polycladomyces abyssicola:
- a CDS encoding MBL fold metallo-hydrolase, with protein sequence MRWILWSMMLLFGILLLLLIYIGYRYWYHMARLPQPSTRPLRYHPRPDRWSSDEVTITWVGHATLLINLYGTRILTDPVLGERVGISLGPIRIGPRRFVPPALTVEEIGLVDLILLSHAHFDHFDLPTLKRLASDRTHLVTARNTSRLLKGLPFQSIRELGGTESVELDEVLRITAVPVRHWGNRLPWNNDYGYTGYLIEKNGVRLFFAGDTAYTPGLRDLRKYGSIDVAFMPIGAYKPDAFQANHCTPEQAWQMFLDTGARWMAPIHWRTFVLSYEPVDEPMQRLLQVAGPDENRIILREQGMEFRLR encoded by the coding sequence TTGCGTTGGATCTTGTGGTCCATGATGCTGTTGTTTGGCATCCTTCTGCTGTTGCTGATCTATATCGGTTATCGGTACTGGTATCATATGGCTCGTCTCCCCCAACCATCGACACGGCCGCTCCGGTATCACCCCCGGCCGGACCGGTGGTCATCTGATGAGGTGACCATCACGTGGGTGGGACATGCCACTTTGCTGATCAACCTGTACGGTACACGAATCCTGACCGATCCCGTACTGGGAGAACGGGTCGGAATCAGTTTGGGGCCGATCCGAATCGGCCCCCGACGGTTTGTCCCTCCGGCGCTGACCGTGGAAGAAATCGGGCTGGTGGATCTGATCCTTCTTTCCCACGCCCATTTTGATCATTTTGACCTCCCCACCTTGAAGCGATTGGCTTCCGACCGGACACATTTGGTGACGGCCCGTAACACGTCTCGCCTGTTGAAAGGCCTGCCGTTTCAAAGCATAAGGGAGCTGGGCGGAACGGAATCAGTGGAACTGGATGAAGTATTACGCATCACGGCTGTCCCCGTCAGACATTGGGGAAACCGGCTTCCATGGAACAACGATTACGGGTATACAGGCTATTTGATCGAGAAAAATGGGGTACGCCTCTTTTTCGCCGGAGACACCGCCTATACACCTGGTTTGCGCGATTTGCGGAAATACGGTTCTATCGATGTGGCATTCATGCCGATCGGTGCGTACAAACCGGATGCGTTTCAGGCCAATCACTGTACACCCGAGCAGGCATGGCAGATGTTTTTGGACACAGGTGCCCGTTGGATGGCCCCCATCCACTGGCGTACGTTCGTCCTGTCGTACGAACCGGTGGACGAGCCGATGCAACGGTTGTTGCAGGTGGCAGGGCCTGACGAGAATCGGATCATCCTCCGGGAACAGGGGATGGAATTCCGTCTGCGGTAG
- a CDS encoding nicotinate phosphoribosyltransferase, translating into MMYAHWKNGSHQRKRAFDLYFRHLPFGNGYAVFAGLERALQYLENLRFTEEDIAFLARQPEQYDPDFLDMLRTFRFQGDVYAVPEGTIVFPNEPLLRLEGNVMELQLVETALLNFIGYQTLVATKAARIRTVAGNDLVMEFGTRRAQESTAAIWGARAAYLAGFDATSNVRAGERFGIPIIGTHSHSWVQDFENELEAFRAFARAFPEQSVLLVDTYDTLRSGLPHAIQVGLELKQQGKRLAGIRLDSGDLAYLSKQARKMLDEAGLTDTRIIASSDLDEDTILNLKAQGARIDSWGIGTKLITAYDQPALGAVYKMVAKMEQGQWVPTIKISSNPEKVTTPGRKNVYRIIDKVTGKAQADLITHVDERVDEKTPLVLFDPVHTYRKKRVTHFQAIELLQPVMRNGELTVELPSLEEIRRYHREQRSLFWEEYLRLLNPEEYPVDLSNKLWKMKQELIQQIYQTFVEPKKKQD; encoded by the coding sequence ATGATGTATGCACATTGGAAAAACGGGTCGCACCAAAGAAAGAGAGCGTTTGACCTGTATTTCCGTCATCTTCCGTTCGGCAATGGTTACGCCGTGTTTGCCGGGCTGGAACGTGCGTTGCAATATTTGGAGAATCTCCGATTTACCGAGGAGGACATCGCCTTTCTCGCCCGACAGCCGGAACAATACGACCCCGATTTTTTGGACATGCTCCGCACGTTTCGGTTTCAAGGCGATGTGTACGCCGTACCGGAGGGGACGATCGTATTTCCCAACGAGCCGTTACTCCGACTGGAAGGTAACGTGATGGAGCTGCAATTGGTGGAAACCGCCCTGCTCAACTTTATCGGCTACCAGACACTGGTCGCCACCAAAGCGGCCCGCATCCGCACCGTGGCTGGCAACGACCTGGTCATGGAGTTCGGCACACGTCGGGCACAGGAAAGTACGGCCGCCATATGGGGAGCGAGAGCAGCGTATCTCGCCGGGTTTGACGCCACCTCCAACGTCCGGGCCGGTGAGCGTTTCGGTATCCCCATCATCGGCACCCATTCACATTCCTGGGTGCAGGATTTTGAAAACGAACTGGAAGCCTTTCGCGCATTTGCCCGTGCGTTTCCGGAACAATCTGTCCTGCTGGTGGATACGTACGATACATTGCGAAGCGGACTCCCCCATGCGATTCAAGTGGGTTTGGAACTGAAACAGCAAGGCAAGCGACTGGCCGGGATCCGGTTGGACAGTGGCGATTTGGCCTATTTGTCCAAACAAGCTCGCAAAATGTTGGACGAGGCCGGATTGACAGACACCCGGATCATTGCGTCCAGCGACTTGGACGAAGATACGATCCTGAACCTGAAAGCACAAGGTGCCCGCATCGATTCGTGGGGGATTGGGACCAAACTGATCACGGCCTATGATCAACCCGCACTGGGAGCCGTTTACAAAATGGTAGCCAAAATGGAGCAGGGTCAGTGGGTGCCTACCATCAAAATCTCGTCCAATCCGGAAAAAGTGACCACACCAGGTCGGAAAAACGTGTACCGGATTATCGACAAGGTGACCGGAAAAGCACAGGCTGATCTGATCACCCATGTGGATGAACGGGTGGACGAGAAGACTCCGCTCGTATTGTTTGATCCCGTCCACACCTATCGGAAAAAACGAGTCACCCACTTCCAGGCAATTGAACTGTTGCAACCCGTGATGCGAAATGGGGAACTTACGGTAGAACTTCCGTCACTGGAGGAGATTCGCCGTTATCATCGGGAACAACGCTCCCTGTTCTGGGAAGAGTATCTGCGACTGCTGAATCCCGAGGAGTACCCCGTTGACCTGTCCAATAAGTTGTGGAAGATGAAACAGGAGTTGATTCAGCAGATTTACCAGACATTTGTCGAACCGAAAAAGAAACAGGATTGA
- a CDS encoding Mov34/MPN/PAD-1 family protein produces the protein MASSYLSIWGPVVEQIHHYLRQQYPKEGCGILAGHDQEITHFFPIPNLDDSPHSFSFEPQAYLETIRQLRELQLEWIGVVHSHPTTEPYPSARDIANWHYPEKSYWICSLKQGHCRLSAYYIRHQQVIPVMYQIIVNR, from the coding sequence ATGGCCTCTTCCTATCTTTCGATCTGGGGCCCCGTTGTCGAACAGATCCACCATTACCTTCGGCAGCAATATCCCAAAGAAGGATGCGGCATATTGGCGGGTCATGACCAGGAGATCACGCATTTTTTTCCAATCCCCAACCTGGATGACAGCCCGCATTCGTTTTCATTTGAGCCTCAGGCCTATTTAGAGACGATCAGGCAATTGCGGGAACTGCAATTGGAGTGGATCGGGGTGGTCCATTCCCATCCCACCACCGAACCTTATCCGTCCGCCCGTGACATTGCCAATTGGCACTACCCCGAAAAAAGCTACTGGATCTGTTCACTCAAACAAGGACACTGTCGTCTGTCAGCCTACTATATTCGACACCAACAAGTGATTCCCGTTATGTACCAAATCATTGTGAATCGCTGA
- a CDS encoding DUF72 domain-containing protein has product MTEIRVGVCGWGDHDLYPPKTPSKEKLALYARHFDVVEVDSSYHAIQPPERWERWVQETPSGFRFVVKAYREMTGHGRPQRAPERTREEVFDLFEASIRPVTVSGKLSMVLFQFPPWYDCTREHVRYIRWCRERYPTLPLAVEFRHRSWFSPRFQEKTLQFLKDHELIHVVCDEPQAGEGSVPIVPAVTHSELSLIRFHGRNREGWEASHRPDWREIRYAYRYSEEELREWLSYLHHLRERSKQLILLFNNNSQGDAANNAKQMIRLLAEKGWIEPSADPLPVFRQGTLF; this is encoded by the coding sequence ATGACGGAGATCCGGGTGGGGGTTTGCGGTTGGGGTGATCATGATCTATATCCGCCCAAAACCCCGTCGAAAGAGAAGCTGGCGTTGTATGCACGTCATTTTGACGTCGTGGAGGTGGACAGTAGCTATCATGCGATTCAACCGCCCGAACGGTGGGAGCGTTGGGTGCAGGAGACGCCATCCGGGTTCCGCTTTGTTGTAAAAGCCTATCGGGAGATGACCGGTCACGGCCGCCCGCAACGGGCACCGGAGCGTACCCGGGAAGAGGTGTTTGATCTGTTCGAAGCTTCCATTCGGCCGGTAACGGTTTCCGGCAAGTTGTCCATGGTGCTGTTTCAGTTTCCCCCCTGGTACGATTGTACGAGGGAACATGTCCGCTACATCCGTTGGTGCCGCGAACGATACCCGACGTTGCCACTTGCCGTTGAATTTCGGCATCGGAGTTGGTTTTCGCCTCGTTTTCAGGAAAAAACCCTGCAGTTTCTTAAGGATCATGAACTCATTCATGTGGTGTGTGATGAACCTCAGGCAGGAGAGGGTTCCGTTCCGATCGTGCCGGCGGTGACGCATTCTGAACTTTCCCTCATCCGGTTCCACGGACGGAACCGGGAGGGGTGGGAAGCTTCTCACCGACCCGATTGGCGAGAGATTCGCTACGCGTATCGTTATTCGGAAGAGGAATTGCGGGAATGGCTATCCTATCTCCATCACCTCAGAGAGCGATCGAAGCAGTTGATCCTGCTGTTCAACAACAATTCGCAGGGCGATGCGGCAAACAACGCCAAACAGATGATTCGTCTATTGGCGGAAAAAGGCTGGATCGAACCATCCGCTGATCCGCTGCCTGTATTTCGGCAGGGAACATTGTTTTAG
- a CDS encoding sulfite exporter TauE/SafE family protein, with the protein MEWLVLFLIGLIGGTIGSIVGLGGGIITVPALLFLAEVDGRFHHITPPVAVGTSLALIILTALSSTLSYTRQRRVDFASGWLFFAACGPGAAIGSYLTHFFRSGGFLVGFGLLMLGVSAVMSFRDRLRRISLPQSVTRTFVDAEGREYTYGYHRTTALFISFVVGIISGLFGIGGGSLLVPMMVMLYRFPPHVATATSMFIILLSAAIGSVAHAVQGNIDWFAALWMAPGAWIGGQLGAAISARMSSQSLLVTFRIAIVLVAVKMIADGMSSLS; encoded by the coding sequence GTGGAGTGGCTGGTGTTGTTTTTGATCGGATTGATCGGCGGTACGATTGGCAGTATCGTCGGATTGGGCGGCGGGATTATTACCGTGCCGGCATTGTTGTTTCTGGCGGAAGTAGATGGACGGTTTCACCATATTACGCCTCCGGTGGCAGTGGGGACATCGTTGGCGTTGATCATTTTGACCGCCCTGTCTTCGACATTGTCCTACACCCGTCAGCGGCGCGTGGATTTTGCTAGCGGTTGGTTGTTTTTTGCCGCATGCGGACCGGGAGCGGCAATTGGGTCTTATCTGACTCATTTTTTTCGTTCCGGCGGATTTTTGGTGGGTTTTGGCCTGTTGATGCTGGGAGTGTCAGCAGTGATGTCGTTTCGGGATCGACTCAGGAGAATTTCGCTTCCCCAGTCGGTGACGCGTACGTTTGTGGACGCAGAAGGAAGAGAATATACGTACGGATATCATCGGACGACTGCCCTTTTCATTTCATTTGTCGTGGGTATCATTTCCGGATTGTTTGGGATCGGTGGCGGTTCGCTGTTGGTACCCATGATGGTGATGCTGTATCGCTTTCCCCCGCATGTGGCCACCGCTACCTCCATGTTTATCATCCTGCTCTCCGCCGCCATCGGCAGTGTTGCCCACGCCGTTCAGGGAAATATCGACTGGTTCGCCGCATTGTGGATGGCTCCTGGTGCTTGGATCGGTGGTCAGTTGGGGGCGGCCATCTCCGCGCGGATGAGCAGTCAATCCTTGTTGGTCACGTTTCGGATCGCGATTGTGTTGGTGGCCGTGAAAATGATCGCCGACGGCATGTCTTCATTGAGTTAG
- a CDS encoding bifunctional metallophosphatase/5'-nucleotidase, whose product MQEVVRLHLIHTNDIHSRLEAAAGIHTLTSRLIKEIEGRDEGFLLLDIGDHMDRERMETEGTDGRVNVSVMAETGYHAVTLGNNELLTFSRASLDRLYETAPFFVIATNVTPIEGDRPAWLRPWAILQCRGVRVGLLGATIPYPMVYEMMGWQVHDPFLRVREAVQQLRNQVDVLVLLSHLGLPNDRQMAEEVPHLDIILGGHTHHLMEKPERIGQTWIMGAGKFGQYVGHLTLSWDARYKRVADVEGTSLPTEGVPLSKEVLRRIAEGREEAEQFLADTVTTLNQPLSIDWHSESPLGNLLADALRDWVGTDIALVNAGQVLDNLPAGPVTRRLLHRILPHPINPCRLLLTGKQLRRILEESLLEEFQTKVLRGFGFRGEQLGILNVSGMDIEYCAEAPPYQKIRTVRIGGRELEADRDYSVATIDMFTFGVGYPTFQEAKEVRYLLPEFLRDVLAHWIRQPGAVNACKSQRWHQVQVCPAR is encoded by the coding sequence GTGCAAGAAGTGGTGCGACTTCATCTCATCCATACCAATGACATCCACAGCCGATTGGAAGCCGCGGCTGGTATTCATACGTTGACATCGCGACTGATCAAAGAGATCGAAGGGCGCGATGAAGGGTTTCTGCTGTTGGATATCGGAGATCACATGGATCGGGAACGGATGGAAACAGAAGGGACCGACGGGCGTGTCAATGTTTCCGTGATGGCGGAGACCGGCTACCACGCGGTGACATTGGGAAACAACGAGTTGCTCACCTTTTCTCGTGCGTCGTTGGATAGGCTTTACGAAACGGCGCCATTTTTCGTCATTGCGACCAATGTTACGCCGATCGAAGGAGACCGGCCCGCTTGGCTCCGTCCGTGGGCGATTCTCCAGTGTCGGGGAGTGCGTGTGGGTCTGCTCGGTGCCACAATCCCTTATCCAATGGTATACGAAATGATGGGATGGCAGGTTCATGATCCGTTCCTGCGGGTGCGGGAAGCGGTCCAGCAATTGCGTAACCAGGTGGATGTGTTGGTGCTGCTGTCCCATCTCGGGTTGCCCAATGATCGTCAGATGGCGGAGGAAGTGCCTCATTTGGATATCATTTTGGGCGGGCATACCCATCACTTGATGGAAAAGCCGGAGCGGATCGGACAAACGTGGATAATGGGAGCAGGCAAGTTCGGACAATATGTGGGGCATCTTACGCTGTCATGGGATGCACGGTACAAACGCGTGGCAGACGTGGAAGGAACATCCCTCCCCACTGAAGGGGTGCCTCTCTCGAAAGAGGTGTTGAGACGCATTGCCGAGGGACGGGAGGAAGCAGAACAGTTTCTGGCGGATACCGTCACCACACTGAACCAACCTCTTTCAATCGATTGGCACTCAGAATCGCCATTGGGCAATTTGTTAGCTGATGCTTTGCGCGACTGGGTGGGAACGGATATCGCCCTTGTCAATGCAGGGCAGGTTCTGGATAACTTGCCCGCCGGTCCGGTGACGCGGAGGTTGCTTCACCGGATTTTGCCTCATCCGATCAATCCGTGCCGCCTGTTACTGACCGGAAAACAACTTCGTCGCATATTGGAAGAATCATTGCTGGAAGAGTTTCAAACCAAAGTACTTCGAGGATTCGGATTTCGCGGGGAACAATTGGGTATCCTCAACGTATCGGGGATGGACATCGAATACTGCGCGGAAGCGCCTCCGTACCAAAAAATTCGTACCGTGCGGATTGGCGGGCGGGAGTTGGAAGCGGATCGTGACTATTCGGTGGCCACGATCGATATGTTTACGTTCGGGGTAGGATACCCCACTTTCCAAGAAGCGAAAGAGGTTCGCTATTTGTTGCCGGAGTTTTTGCGGGACGTGCTGGCCCATTGGATTCGGCAACCTGGTGCAGTAAATGCGTGCAAAAGCCAACGGTGGCACCAGGTGCAGGTTTGTCCCGCAAGATAA
- a CDS encoding DUF6154 family protein has protein sequence MRFVDEVYSLYRDQLTDDEDDAVSLVLHLLEDHTRQDVLNLIEEMSDDEVLQMVAIYLVEMLKAKMAQEGKLPMWKPSFQTPYIH, from the coding sequence ATGCGTTTTGTGGATGAAGTATATTCGTTGTACCGAGACCAATTAACCGACGATGAAGATGATGCGGTATCATTGGTTCTCCATTTGCTGGAAGATCACACGAGACAGGATGTTTTGAACCTGATCGAAGAAATGAGCGATGATGAAGTATTGCAAATGGTGGCCATTTATTTGGTGGAAATGCTGAAAGCCAAGATGGCGCAGGAAGGGAAACTGCCGATGTGGAAACCGTCCTTTCAGACGCCATACATTCATTGA
- a CDS encoding YunC family protein, protein MVQLKPIEVAGRTVLGIEVALPKTRLLAIATEKGYIMCGALDVTLLNEKLADRGVIAGRAVGVRSLDDLLAAPLESVTHAAREMGIYPGMIGREALLKMV, encoded by the coding sequence TTGGTTCAACTGAAACCGATCGAGGTGGCGGGGCGGACGGTGTTGGGCATTGAAGTGGCATTGCCCAAAACGCGTTTGCTTGCGATCGCCACGGAAAAGGGGTACATCATGTGTGGCGCTTTGGATGTGACTTTGTTGAATGAGAAGTTGGCCGACCGTGGCGTCATCGCCGGACGGGCGGTAGGGGTGCGGTCGCTGGATGATTTGTTGGCCGCCCCCCTGGAATCAGTCACCCATGCTGCCCGGGAGATGGGGATTTATCCGGGCATGATCGGCCGGGAAGCGCTGCTGAAGATGGTGTAA
- the helD gene encoding RNA polymerase recycling motor HelD, whose protein sequence is MSVTQQEWQKEQERVGRVTAEIGKRMDDLQQRVSGLKSEIVNIRKNFWDDVTVNVDEPHETVETAVSVKQQAEVLAERERSFRHANKELSILSRMRKSPWFGRIDFREDGEQETEKIYLGIASFRDENDEFLVYDWRAPISSLYYDGTPGTVRYETPGGTVTGTLELKRQYIIRNGKIISLFDTGVTIGDELLQEVLGKHADAQMKSIVATIQKEQNRIIRSEGPRLLIVQGAAGSGKTSTALQRVAWLLYRYRGSLTADQIMLFSPNPMFNSYVSTVLPELGEENMQQTTFQELLEKRIGNMYELEDPFTQMEYVLTSMDDPEYSARIEGIQYKTSTSFMNLIDQYIAYLGQDGMLFHDLKLEDEVLIPADYIRHQFYSLPASLTIHDRMSLLAERLLEDLKERARLERSKPWVEEEIQYLDRHTLVRAYQTLQKQKRFTMTTFDDFEREREFLAAFVVHERFRPLRQSVKRLEFVDIAGIYRQLFADPDYVARFAPEIRLPDNWKTICAQTVERLDRGKLSCEDATPLLYLKEQIEGLETDNTIRHVFIDEAQDYSPFQFAFVKRLYPRARMTVLGDFNQAIFAHATDGDVFQALPDLFGTDEVETFVLTRSYRSTRQIVEFTRQLIAGGEAIEPFNREGPKPTLTQVADCNELAKRIAGRIRSLQDAGHQTIAVICKTARESREAYEVLKEQVPIRLIGKDSVSFEKGALIIPAYLAKGIEFDAVIIFNASEGVYGKESERKLFYTACTRAMHELHIYWIGNRSPFLAQVSPDLYVIEK, encoded by the coding sequence ATGAGCGTGACACAGCAGGAATGGCAAAAAGAACAAGAGCGGGTGGGCCGGGTAACGGCTGAAATCGGCAAACGGATGGATGATCTGCAGCAGCGGGTCAGCGGGCTTAAGTCGGAAATCGTAAACATCCGTAAGAACTTCTGGGATGATGTGACGGTCAACGTGGATGAGCCGCATGAAACGGTGGAAACTGCCGTGAGTGTCAAACAGCAGGCGGAAGTGTTGGCTGAAAGGGAACGCAGCTTCCGGCACGCGAACAAGGAGTTGTCTATTCTTTCGCGGATGAGGAAGTCTCCATGGTTCGGCCGGATCGATTTCAGGGAAGACGGAGAGCAGGAAACAGAGAAGATTTATCTGGGAATCGCTTCATTCCGAGATGAAAACGATGAATTTCTCGTTTATGACTGGCGGGCGCCGATCTCCAGCCTGTATTACGACGGGACTCCCGGCACGGTGCGGTACGAAACGCCTGGCGGCACAGTGACGGGGACCCTGGAGCTGAAGCGGCAGTATATTATTCGGAACGGAAAAATCATCAGCCTATTTGATACGGGTGTCACCATCGGAGACGAGCTGCTTCAGGAAGTGCTCGGCAAGCATGCGGACGCGCAGATGAAGAGCATCGTGGCCACGATCCAGAAAGAGCAAAATCGCATTATCCGAAGTGAAGGGCCGCGTCTCTTGATCGTTCAGGGAGCGGCGGGAAGCGGCAAGACGTCGACTGCTCTTCAGCGAGTGGCATGGCTGTTGTACCGGTACAGAGGTTCGCTGACCGCCGACCAGATCATGCTTTTTTCGCCCAACCCGATGTTTAACAGCTATGTTTCCACGGTTCTCCCCGAGCTGGGGGAAGAGAATATGCAGCAGACGACATTCCAAGAGCTGTTGGAAAAACGGATCGGGAACATGTATGAGCTGGAAGACCCGTTCACCCAGATGGAATATGTGCTGACGTCCATGGATGACCCGGAATATTCGGCAAGAATTGAGGGAATCCAGTACAAGACGTCCACAAGCTTTATGAATCTGATCGACCAATACATTGCGTATCTCGGACAGGACGGGATGCTCTTCCATGATCTGAAGCTGGAAGATGAAGTTCTCATTCCCGCCGATTACATCCGGCACCAATTTTACTCGCTCCCTGCATCTCTGACTATTCATGACCGTATGAGCCTTCTCGCGGAACGGCTGCTGGAAGATTTAAAAGAACGGGCTCGTTTGGAGCGTTCGAAGCCGTGGGTGGAGGAGGAAATTCAGTATCTGGATCGCCATACGTTGGTTCGCGCCTATCAAACGCTGCAGAAACAAAAGCGTTTCACGATGACCACGTTTGACGACTTTGAGCGTGAACGGGAATTTCTCGCCGCCTTTGTTGTTCACGAACGGTTCAGGCCGCTTCGTCAGTCTGTGAAGCGGTTGGAATTCGTGGACATCGCGGGGATCTACCGGCAACTGTTCGCTGATCCGGACTATGTGGCGCGATTTGCTCCCGAAATCCGGTTACCGGATAATTGGAAGACGATCTGCGCGCAGACGGTGGAGCGCCTGGATCGCGGCAAGCTCTCCTGTGAAGACGCGACGCCGCTTCTGTATTTGAAAGAACAGATCGAAGGGTTGGAAACGGACAATACCATCCGGCACGTGTTTATCGATGAAGCGCAGGATTACTCCCCGTTCCAGTTTGCGTTTGTTAAACGGCTGTATCCTCGCGCCCGAATGACCGTTCTGGGCGACTTTAACCAGGCGATCTTCGCTCATGCCACTGACGGTGACGTTTTTCAGGCGCTGCCTGATCTGTTTGGAACCGACGAGGTCGAAACCTTTGTCCTGACGCGCAGTTACCGCTCTACCCGGCAGATCGTCGAATTCACCCGGCAGCTGATCGCCGGCGGCGAGGCGATTGAACCGTTCAACCGGGAAGGCCCCAAACCGACCTTGACGCAGGTGGCGGACTGTAATGAGCTGGCGAAAAGAATCGCTGGCCGGATCCGCTCCCTTCAAGATGCCGGACACCAAACGATTGCCGTGATCTGCAAAACGGCTCGGGAGAGCCGAGAAGCGTATGAGGTGTTGAAAGAACAGGTTCCGATCCGGTTGATCGGGAAGGACTCTGTTTCCTTCGAAAAAGGGGCCCTGATCATCCCGGCGTATCTCGCCAAAGGGATTGAGTTCGACGCGGTGATCATCTTCAATGCGTCGGAAGGCGTTTATGGAAAAGAGAGCGAACGAAAGTTGTTCTACACAGCCTGCACAAGAGCGATGCACGAACTGCATATTTATTGGATCGGAAACCGAAGCCCGTTTCTGGCTCAAGTTTCCCCGGATTTGTATGTCATCGAAAAATGA
- a CDS encoding VOC family protein, producing MDWRFQGIDHVQLAAPPNCEEAARRFYGECLGLEEVPKPAELQKRGGVWFRLGNQEVHIGVQDPFVPATKAHPAFLVTSLALLKQRLAEYGAEIIEDAPIEGRERFFTHDPFGNRIEFLEYK from the coding sequence ATGGATTGGCGCTTTCAGGGGATTGACCATGTACAACTGGCGGCACCGCCGAACTGTGAGGAAGCAGCGCGACGGTTTTACGGCGAATGCCTAGGGTTGGAAGAGGTGCCGAAGCCGGCCGAATTGCAAAAACGGGGCGGTGTTTGGTTTCGCTTAGGCAATCAAGAGGTGCACATCGGGGTACAGGACCCGTTTGTGCCGGCAACCAAGGCGCATCCCGCTTTTTTGGTCACATCCCTTGCGTTGTTAAAACAACGATTGGCCGAATACGGCGCAGAGATCATCGAAGATGCACCGATTGAAGGCCGCGAGCGATTTTTCACCCACGATCCATTCGGCAACCGTATTGAGTTTCTGGAGTACAAGTGA
- a CDS encoding RluA family pseudouridine synthase, whose translation MSFKQKNHGKWIAYRVTPEWEGHTVREVLQGPLLLSNRMINRLTRSRGIQLNGKMPWLDRRVKAGDRLRVAVRPFERADLPPEPVPFSVVYEDADLMVVDKPAGINVHPVRPGEGGTLAHGIIHYWLSQGREGRVRPVHRLDRDTSGLILIAKHAYAHQLLDRDLRQHDIRREYLACVAGRVENPEGTIREPIARDPNHPLRRCVSPEGDPAVTHYRVLAQNDRASIIWVRLETGRTHQIRVHFSSLGHPLYGDKLYGGPMEGIGRQALHAWLLSFRHPLTGKHLTLKAMPPEDWLQLTESLHFVREEWTDGLALSGD comes from the coding sequence ATGTCGTTTAAACAAAAAAACCACGGCAAATGGATCGCCTACCGCGTCACACCCGAGTGGGAAGGACATACCGTACGGGAAGTACTGCAGGGACCATTGTTGCTGTCCAATCGGATGATCAACCGGCTTACGAGGTCGCGCGGAATTCAGCTCAATGGTAAAATGCCTTGGCTGGACCGTCGGGTGAAGGCGGGCGACCGTCTGCGTGTGGCAGTACGCCCCTTTGAACGAGCCGACCTGCCACCGGAGCCGGTACCGTTTTCCGTAGTCTATGAGGATGCTGATCTGATGGTGGTGGACAAACCCGCTGGGATCAATGTTCATCCCGTACGCCCCGGTGAAGGAGGAACGCTGGCCCACGGGATCATCCATTACTGGCTGTCACAGGGCAGAGAAGGACGCGTACGGCCGGTACACCGGCTGGACCGGGACACTTCTGGCCTCATTCTGATCGCCAAACACGCCTACGCGCATCAATTGCTGGACCGAGATTTGCGACAACACGATATACGACGGGAGTATCTGGCGTGTGTAGCCGGGCGGGTGGAAAATCCCGAAGGTACCATCCGCGAGCCCATTGCCCGCGATCCCAACCATCCTTTGCGACGGTGCGTTTCCCCTGAAGGCGATCCGGCCGTGACACACTACCGGGTCCTGGCACAAAACGATCGTGCCTCGATTATATGGGTCCGATTGGAAACAGGACGGACCCATCAAATTCGCGTGCATTTCTCTTCGCTTGGTCATCCGCTGTATGGGGATAAACTTTACGGTGGACCCATGGAGGGGATCGGGCGACAGGCCTTGCATGCTTGGCTCCTGTCGTTCCGCCATCCGTTGACGGGAAAACATCTCACTCTGAAGGCCATGCCGCCGGAGGATTGGTTACAGTTGACCGAATCACTTCATTTTGTCAGGGAGGAATGGACGGATGGATTGGCGCTTTCAGGGGATTGA